The following are from one region of the Oncorhynchus masou masou isolate Uvic2021 chromosome 24, UVic_Omas_1.1, whole genome shotgun sequence genome:
- the LOC135512712 gene encoding C-C motif chemokine 17-like isoform X2: MFLLQTVTVISLTVILLGSVEGNGVQMQRDVQCCMQYSQGKVRTKDVLRFEVQTEGPDCSIKAIILYTKKAVKCADPRDRKVKRLLRKLLQRQRTKAHRIMWLYPHGNLPVMSEAK, encoded by the exons ATGTTTCTGTTGCAGACTGTGACTGTTATTTCTCTGACTGTCATTCTCCTGGGCTCGGTGGAAG gtaacGGGGTACAGATGCAGAGAGATGTTCAGTGCTGTATGCAGTACTCCCAAGGGAAAGTGCGCACCAAAGACGTGCTGAGGTTTGAGGTACAGACGGAGGGGCCAGACTGCAGTATAAAAGCCATCAT ACTGTATACCAAGAAGGCGGTGAAGTGTGCTGACCCCAGAGACCGAAAGGTCAAGAGGTTACTGAGGAAGCTCCTCCAGAGGCAGAGGACCAAAGCACATAGGATCATGTGGCTCTACCCTCATGGCAACCTGCCAGTCATGTCGGAG GCCAAGTAA
- the LOC135512712 gene encoding C-C motif chemokine 17-like isoform X1 produces MFLLQTVTVISLTVILLGSVEGNGVQMQRDVQCCMQYSQGKVRTKDVLRFEVQTEGPDCSIKAIILYTKKAVKCADPRDRKVKRLLRKLLQRQRTKAHRIMWLYPHGNLPVMSEDKKDGWDAFHVE; encoded by the exons ATGTTTCTGTTGCAGACTGTGACTGTTATTTCTCTGACTGTCATTCTCCTGGGCTCGGTGGAAG gtaacGGGGTACAGATGCAGAGAGATGTTCAGTGCTGTATGCAGTACTCCCAAGGGAAAGTGCGCACCAAAGACGTGCTGAGGTTTGAGGTACAGACGGAGGGGCCAGACTGCAGTATAAAAGCCATCAT ACTGTATACCAAGAAGGCGGTGAAGTGTGCTGACCCCAGAGACCGAAAGGTCAAGAGGTTACTGAGGAAGCTCCTCCAGAGGCAGAGGACCAAAGCACATAGGATCATGTGGCTCTACCCTCATGGCAACCTGCCAGTCATGTCGGAG GACAAGAAGGATGGGTGGGATGCCTTCCATGTGGAATGA